In Acidaminococcus fermentans DSM 20731, one genomic interval encodes:
- the pflB gene encoding formate C-acetyltransferase: MNSINQNVAWRGFKGVKWTDDVDVRDFIQNNYTPYDGDESFLAGPTEATNKLWGKVQELQKEERAKGGVLDCETEVVSSLTAYGPGYIDESMKDLEQVVGLQTDKPLKRAFMPYGGIKMAEEAAETYGYKVNPKFHKIFTEYHKTHNQAVFDAYTAEMRRARHSHIVTGLPDTYGRGRIVGDYRRVALYGIDFLINKKNEDLDNCGCGVMTDDIIRQREELAEQIRALKQMKEMAKVYGYDISAPAKNAKEAVQWLYFGYLAAVKTQNGAAMSVGRISTFLDIYISRDLAEGTLTEEAAQELIDHLTLKFRMVKFARIPSYNQLFSGDPVWATLEMAGIGMDGRHMVTRNDFRFLHTLENMGPSPEPNLTVLYSSALPDNFKKYAAHISITTSSIQYENDDVMKPVWGDDYSICCCVSATQTGKEMQFFGARANLGKCLLYAINGGKDEKFLTKDGKHMQVGPEYAPITSEVLDYGEVMHKFDLMMDWLAGLYVNILNLIQYMHDKYYYEAAEMALIDTDVRRTFATGIAGFSHVVDSLCAIKYAKVSTVRDESGLVVDYKIEGDFPKYGNDDPRADEIAVWLLKTFMTKLRKHHTYRNSEATTSILTITSNVVYGGATGALPDGRKAYTPFAPGANPAYGAEQNGLLASLNSVAKLPYEYALDGISNTQTIAPETLGHNEEEQKATLVRVMDGYFDQGAHHLNVNVFGVDKLIDCMEHPEKPEYANFTIRVSGYAVKFIDLTREQQLDVIARRAHQKM; this comes from the coding sequence ATGAACAGCATCAATCAGAATGTTGCATGGAGAGGTTTTAAAGGCGTGAAATGGACGGACGATGTGGATGTCCGGGATTTCATCCAGAACAACTATACCCCGTATGACGGGGACGAAAGCTTCCTGGCAGGGCCTACGGAAGCCACCAACAAACTGTGGGGAAAGGTCCAGGAACTCCAGAAGGAAGAACGGGCCAAAGGCGGCGTGCTGGACTGCGAAACGGAAGTGGTTTCCAGCCTGACGGCGTACGGCCCCGGCTACATCGATGAATCCATGAAGGATCTGGAACAGGTGGTGGGCCTCCAGACCGACAAGCCTCTGAAACGGGCCTTCATGCCCTACGGCGGCATCAAAATGGCGGAAGAAGCGGCGGAAACCTACGGGTACAAAGTGAACCCCAAGTTCCACAAGATTTTCACCGAATACCACAAGACCCACAACCAGGCCGTGTTCGATGCCTACACCGCTGAAATGCGCCGGGCCCGTCACAGCCACATCGTAACCGGTCTGCCCGACACCTACGGCCGGGGCCGGATCGTGGGGGACTACCGGAGAGTGGCTCTCTACGGCATCGACTTCCTGATCAACAAGAAAAACGAAGATCTGGACAACTGCGGCTGCGGCGTCATGACCGACGACATCATCCGGCAGCGGGAAGAACTGGCGGAACAGATCCGGGCCCTGAAACAGATGAAGGAAATGGCCAAAGTCTACGGCTATGACATTTCCGCCCCGGCCAAGAATGCCAAGGAAGCGGTACAATGGCTGTACTTCGGCTACCTGGCTGCCGTGAAGACCCAGAACGGGGCTGCCATGAGCGTGGGCCGGATCTCCACCTTCCTGGATATCTACATCAGCCGTGACCTGGCCGAAGGGACCCTGACCGAAGAGGCGGCCCAGGAACTGATCGACCACCTGACCCTGAAATTCCGTATGGTGAAATTCGCCCGTATCCCGTCCTACAACCAGCTGTTCTCCGGTGACCCGGTATGGGCCACCCTGGAAATGGCCGGCATCGGCATGGACGGCCGGCACATGGTCACCCGGAACGACTTCCGGTTCCTCCATACCCTGGAAAACATGGGGCCTTCTCCGGAACCGAACCTGACTGTGCTGTATTCTTCCGCACTGCCGGATAACTTCAAGAAATACGCTGCCCACATTTCCATCACCACTTCTTCCATCCAGTACGAAAACGACGATGTGATGAAGCCCGTATGGGGCGATGACTACAGCATCTGCTGCTGCGTATCCGCCACCCAGACCGGGAAGGAAATGCAGTTCTTCGGGGCTCGGGCCAACCTGGGCAAATGCCTGCTGTACGCCATCAACGGGGGCAAGGACGAAAAGTTCCTGACCAAGGACGGCAAACACATGCAGGTGGGGCCGGAATATGCGCCCATCACTTCTGAAGTGCTGGATTACGGCGAAGTGATGCACAAATTCGACCTGATGATGGACTGGCTGGCCGGGCTGTACGTGAACATCCTGAACCTGATCCAGTACATGCATGACAAATACTACTATGAAGCGGCTGAAATGGCCCTGATTGACACCGATGTGCGCCGGACCTTTGCCACCGGTATCGCCGGGTTCTCCCATGTGGTGGATTCCCTGTGCGCCATCAAATATGCCAAAGTCTCCACGGTCCGGGATGAATCCGGCCTGGTGGTGGACTACAAGATCGAAGGGGACTTCCCCAAATACGGCAACGATGATCCCCGGGCGGATGAAATCGCCGTGTGGCTGCTGAAGACCTTCATGACCAAGCTGCGGAAACACCACACCTACCGGAATTCCGAAGCCACCACCTCCATCCTGACCATCACCTCCAATGTGGTGTACGGCGGCGCCACCGGTGCCCTGCCTGATGGACGGAAGGCCTATACCCCGTTCGCTCCCGGTGCCAACCCGGCCTACGGTGCGGAACAGAACGGCCTGCTGGCATCCCTGAACTCCGTAGCCAAACTGCCCTACGAATACGCGCTGGACGGGATTTCCAACACCCAGACCATCGCTCCGGAAACCCTGGGCCACAACGAAGAAGAACAGAAAGCCACCCTGGTGCGGGTGATGGACGGTTACTTCGACCAGGGAGCCCACCACCTGAACGTGAACGTGTTCGGTGTGGACAAGCTGATCGACTGCATGGAACATCCGGAAAAACCGGAATACGCCAACTTCACCATCCGGGTATCCGGCTACGCGGTGAAATTCATCGACCTGACAAGAGAACAGCAGCTGGACGTCATCGCCCGCCGCGCCCATCAGAAGATGTAA
- a CDS encoding MetQ/NlpA family ABC transporter substrate-binding protein — MKLKKWIAAAVAVLALASLVSGCGSDKKAAAPAEKKTITVGITPGYSEQIMEVVKKEAAKQGLTVEIKTFSDYVTPDQALAQKDIDLNSFQHEPFLLAFNKKNGTKLVSIGKTYLAPLKLYSTKIKDIKDIPDGAKIAIPNDPSNGGRAILMLSKLGLLKVNPDVKATELTVNDITENPKHLQILELEAAQLPRSLDDTTASVINAGYANSAKLAPELAIAKEDNTSPYVNIIAAREEDKDNPTYKKFVQIFQSQPVKDYILENCKGNLEPAW, encoded by the coding sequence ATGAAACTGAAGAAATGGATTGCAGCAGCGGTAGCCGTACTGGCTCTGGCCAGCCTGGTCAGCGGCTGCGGCAGCGACAAAAAGGCGGCCGCTCCGGCGGAAAAGAAAACCATCACCGTGGGAATCACTCCCGGGTATTCCGAACAGATCATGGAAGTGGTGAAAAAGGAAGCCGCCAAACAGGGGCTGACGGTGGAAATCAAGACCTTCAGTGACTATGTAACCCCGGACCAGGCCCTGGCCCAGAAGGACATCGACCTGAACTCCTTCCAGCATGAACCCTTTCTGCTGGCCTTCAACAAAAAGAACGGGACCAAACTGGTAAGCATCGGCAAGACCTATCTGGCTCCCCTGAAACTGTATTCCACCAAGATCAAGGACATCAAGGACATCCCGGACGGCGCCAAGATCGCCATCCCCAATGATCCTTCCAACGGTGGCCGGGCCATCCTGATGCTGAGCAAACTGGGCCTGCTGAAAGTGAACCCGGATGTAAAAGCCACGGAACTGACCGTAAACGACATCACCGAAAACCCGAAACACCTGCAGATCCTGGAACTGGAAGCAGCGCAGCTGCCCCGCAGCCTGGATGACACCACGGCCTCCGTCATCAACGCCGGCTATGCCAACAGCGCCAAACTGGCTCCGGAACTGGCCATTGCCAAGGAAGACAACACCAGCCCCTATGTGAACATCATCGCCGCCCGGGAAGAAGACAAGGACAACCCCACCTACAAGAAATTCGTCCAGATCTTCCAGAGCCAGCCGGTAAAGGATTACATCCTGGAAAACTGCAAGGGCAACCTGGAACCTGCCTGGTAA
- a CDS encoding M20/M25/M40 family metallo-hydrolase codes for MNLTKEEQKYAAHLQRFIQCATVSNANVDRVDWSQFEKLHEAFREFYPHIFSLMELDEVGQAGLQFHLKGSGSDKKPLLLMAHQDVVEVGDGRQWTFDPFGGELIDGCICGRGTTDCKHLLLAEMEAVEALLAEGWRPSYDLYLSLGYSEEVYLENDVDGAEKLTRNLEQKGIRLGTVVDEGGGLFPVGDKLEAKIGVAEKSPVNFEIYANSPGGHSSRPGKGTALGTLAKAIVAIESHPFPYRLTPLTLAHLQKSARLQEGSRRAIYADPEGHWKELCQLAQEDPALDALLHTTIAFTMAEASKQPNVLPSHAAAQMSVRVLQGDTVESCEGYFRQFLPEGVEIRHVSGKDPLPASDPQGYGIQVAEKVLKEQYGDKVDVVPFLMLGGTDSHYYKRIADNVMLFSGYRRDERWGAAHQVNEKIPADALKGSVDFFKKFLRSY; via the coding sequence GTGAATCTTACAAAAGAAGAACAGAAATACGCCGCCCATCTCCAGCGGTTCATCCAGTGCGCCACCGTGTCCAACGCCAATGTGGACCGGGTGGACTGGAGCCAGTTCGAGAAGCTCCATGAAGCGTTCCGGGAATTCTATCCCCATATTTTCAGCCTGATGGAGCTGGATGAAGTGGGCCAGGCCGGCCTTCAGTTCCATCTGAAAGGCAGCGGCAGCGACAAAAAGCCCCTGCTGCTCATGGCCCACCAAGATGTGGTGGAAGTGGGGGACGGTCGCCAGTGGACCTTCGACCCCTTCGGAGGGGAACTGATCGACGGCTGCATCTGCGGCCGGGGCACCACCGACTGCAAGCATCTGCTGCTGGCGGAAATGGAAGCGGTGGAAGCCCTGCTGGCAGAAGGCTGGCGGCCCTCCTATGACCTGTATCTGTCCCTGGGCTACAGCGAGGAAGTGTACCTGGAAAACGATGTGGACGGAGCGGAAAAGCTCACCCGAAACCTGGAACAGAAGGGCATCCGGCTGGGTACCGTGGTGGATGAAGGAGGCGGCCTGTTCCCGGTAGGGGACAAGCTGGAAGCCAAGATCGGAGTGGCAGAAAAATCTCCCGTGAACTTCGAGATCTACGCCAATTCTCCCGGAGGCCATTCCAGCCGTCCGGGAAAGGGCACGGCTCTGGGGACCCTGGCCAAAGCCATTGTGGCCATCGAAAGCCATCCTTTCCCTTACCGGCTCACGCCGCTCACCCTGGCCCATCTCCAGAAAAGTGCCAGGCTCCAGGAAGGCAGCCGCCGGGCCATCTATGCAGATCCGGAAGGCCACTGGAAGGAACTGTGCCAGCTGGCACAGGAAGATCCGGCTCTGGACGCCCTGCTCCACACCACCATTGCCTTTACCATGGCAGAAGCCAGCAAGCAGCCCAATGTGCTGCCCAGCCATGCAGCCGCCCAGATGAGCGTCCGGGTGCTCCAGGGGGATACGGTGGAATCCTGTGAAGGGTATTTCCGCCAGTTCCTGCCGGAAGGGGTGGAAATCCGCCATGTGTCCGGGAAGGATCCGCTGCCCGCCTCCGATCCTCAGGGGTACGGGATCCAGGTGGCGGAAAAAGTCCTGAAGGAGCAGTACGGGGACAAGGTGGACGTGGTGCCGTTTCTGATGCTGGGAGGCACCGACAGCCATTACTACAAGCGGATCGCCGACAATGTGATGCTGTTTTCCGGGTATCGCCGGGATGAACGGTGGGGAGCCGCCCACCAGGTGAACGAAAAGATCCCCGCCGATGCCCTGAAGGGCAGCGTGGACTTTTTCAAGAAATTTCTGCGGTCCTACTGA
- a CDS encoding RluA family pseudouridine synthase, with the protein MELSYQVDRDHAGCCVRQAARGPMHLSEKLWRKIKWNGTITVNGSPVSSPSHRLEAGDRLVFRWEEKAAVIPVHLPLSLLYEDEDLLVVDKPAGMLIHPTWSGARDTLVQAVGGYFRRTGQHCGIHPLYRLDRDTTGVLMVAKSAFAKHALTRDHSQIYREYLAVCEGRWGIPQGRIEHPIGRVAEGVDRWTVRPDGRPAVTEYRILEENQEWTVLKIHLLTGRTHQIRVHFAHEGHPLVGDPLYGTKDGRIARQALHAWTVRFRHPRTGEEILLTAPMPGDMEGLLGEKSSAE; encoded by the coding sequence ATGGAACTGAGCTACCAGGTGGACCGGGACCATGCCGGATGCTGTGTACGCCAGGCAGCCCGGGGGCCCATGCACCTTTCGGAAAAACTCTGGCGCAAAATCAAATGGAACGGTACCATCACCGTAAACGGATCCCCGGTTTCCAGTCCTTCTCACAGGCTGGAAGCCGGGGACCGGCTTGTATTCCGCTGGGAAGAAAAAGCGGCGGTGATTCCCGTCCATCTGCCCCTTTCCCTTTTGTATGAAGATGAGGATCTGCTGGTAGTGGACAAGCCGGCAGGGATGCTGATCCATCCCACCTGGTCGGGCGCCCGGGATACCCTGGTCCAGGCCGTGGGAGGGTATTTCCGCCGGACCGGACAGCACTGCGGCATCCATCCGCTGTACCGGCTGGACCGGGATACCACCGGAGTCCTGATGGTGGCCAAATCCGCTTTCGCCAAACACGCCCTGACCCGGGATCACAGCCAGATCTACCGGGAATACCTGGCGGTTTGTGAAGGAAGGTGGGGGATTCCTCAGGGACGAATCGAACATCCCATCGGCCGGGTGGCGGAAGGGGTGGACCGGTGGACCGTGCGGCCCGATGGCCGGCCGGCGGTGACGGAATACCGGATCCTGGAAGAGAACCAGGAATGGACGGTGCTGAAAATCCATCTGCTCACCGGCCGGACCCACCAGATCCGGGTCCATTTTGCCCACGAAGGACACCCGCTGGTGGGGGATCCCCTGTACGGGACAAAAGACGGCCGGATCGCCCGTCAGGCTCTCCACGCCTGGACCGTCCGTTTCCGGCATCCCCGGACCGGAGAAGAGATACTCCTCACCGCACCGATGCCGGGGGATATGGAGGGGCTGCTGGGGGAGAAAAGCAGTGCAGAGTGA
- a CDS encoding Flp family type IVb pilin: protein MRQQKGQDIIEYALMLAIIVGIGGWIYNAGANGGLAGSINSVFNNASALLDEASKEKLPAASTAKDIIERLRQGRYDGLADVLQGKPSSTLVISSDSAAGQDLARKLNIQTKEGDGWFARVQTDGTTVFSYYSAAANNGVTFSQLAADYNSNPTKYYEASKGNNATVRITEGLFNSQGKSAVGSGKTVFENVKGFVGPSPSGSGFIIDPTRTNNLK, encoded by the coding sequence ATGAGACAACAGAAAGGGCAGGACATCATTGAATATGCACTGATGCTGGCAATCATCGTCGGTATCGGCGGATGGATATACAACGCCGGTGCCAATGGCGGCCTGGCCGGGTCCATCAATTCTGTATTCAACAACGCCAGCGCTCTCCTGGACGAAGCTTCCAAGGAAAAACTCCCGGCCGCGTCCACAGCGAAAGATATCATCGAACGGCTCCGGCAGGGACGGTACGACGGGCTGGCGGATGTGCTCCAGGGGAAACCATCCAGCACCCTGGTGATTTCTTCGGACAGTGCAGCGGGACAGGACCTGGCCCGGAAACTGAATATCCAGACCAAAGAGGGAGACGGCTGGTTTGCCAGAGTCCAAACCGATGGGACAACCGTGTTTTCCTATTACTCGGCAGCAGCCAACAATGGCGTCACATTCAGCCAGCTGGCAGCGGATTACAACAGCAATCCCACAAAGTATTATGAGGCGTCCAAAGGGAATAACGCCACGGTAAGGATTACGGAAGGATTGTTCAACAGCCAGGGGAAAAGTGCCGTAGGCTCAGGGAAAACGGTCTTTGAAAATGTCAAGGGCTTCGTGGGACCCTCTCCCAGTGGATCCGGGTTCATTATCGATCCCACCCGGACCAACAATTTGAAATAG
- a CDS encoding pyridoxamine kinase, with protein sequence MKIKRVLAIHDLCSFGRCSLTAAVPVLSAMGHQVCPFPTALYSNNLTYGKFVNRDLTGLMASYREQWKALGLSFDAVYSGFLAGPDQVAQVIAAIDQFAGEDRIAVVDPAMGDDGKLYPVFDDSMVEAMKKLVAHATLITPNYTEACLLTDTPWKEGAPTEDELEALCDKLLALGPKQVVITSVPCDEEHLKIVSSEPNQLFPEAYEVKRLPFATCGTGDVFTSTLLGYVLNGRDLNRCVQEAADYVSYVIDTTIKAGTDPKEGVVLEGCLWKLLFPQSKNCTTCMA encoded by the coding sequence ATGAAAATCAAACGTGTTCTGGCTATCCATGATCTTTGTTCCTTTGGGCGCTGTTCCCTTACGGCGGCGGTGCCTGTGCTGTCTGCCATGGGGCATCAGGTCTGCCCGTTCCCTACGGCGCTGTACAGCAATAACCTGACCTATGGAAAATTCGTGAACCGGGATCTGACGGGCCTGATGGCTTCCTACCGGGAACAGTGGAAGGCCCTGGGGCTGTCATTCGATGCAGTGTACAGCGGTTTCCTGGCAGGCCCGGACCAGGTGGCCCAGGTGATCGCCGCCATTGACCAGTTTGCCGGGGAAGACCGCATTGCGGTGGTGGATCCGGCTATGGGGGATGACGGGAAACTGTACCCGGTGTTCGATGATTCCATGGTGGAAGCCATGAAAAAGCTGGTGGCCCATGCCACCCTGATCACCCCCAATTATACGGAAGCCTGCCTGCTGACGGATACCCCCTGGAAGGAAGGGGCACCCACGGAAGACGAACTGGAAGCCCTTTGCGACAAGCTGCTGGCTCTGGGACCCAAACAGGTGGTGATCACCAGCGTACCCTGTGATGAAGAGCATTTGAAGATTGTCAGCTCTGAACCCAACCAGCTGTTCCCGGAAGCCTATGAAGTGAAGCGGCTGCCCTTTGCCACCTGCGGTACCGGGGATGTGTTCACCAGCACCCTGCTGGGGTATGTGCTCAACGGCCGGGATCTGAACCGGTGCGTCCAGGAAGCGGCGGATTATGTGAGCTATGTGATCGACACCACCATCAAAGCCGGTACGGATCCCAAAGAAGGGGTGGTCCTGGAAGGGTGTCTGTGGAAGCTGCTGTTCCCCCAGTCCAAGAACTGCACCACGTGTATGGCGTAA
- a CDS encoding TerB N-terminal domain-containing protein: MDLVKKTPAEKEEAFRLLQKLYASEPIKPRKPPAPLPETLQQLRAMEKDGESRYETTPELFVRQGMAAAAYEDDTVYDLPVLHYYPTYRVLTDQELRGYFGWRTRLRHQQLERTSLTYAFLYIYELLNQIGVENPQDGYDKLKSFGDNYGMLDDRILPYLHQWLRDYVLYWQLDPKLLPETKRSRQDEAYLVLENYKNVSDQELFEALDLFSTYHISRSRLYKQQPEDTIRLLGRIYRMIQAYWESHRKKGFLLEHVGGPSYDWLELFANAVFLRREDNRDFTLQVNPVCVYRDRNGVWTFRHLDYTAKQLRKLGKLMKTLDGLLRDELDFPQPLQQPLSYKWLTRLVHQAVEEERKEQAEAEKRKVVFHLDQLDRIRQDAAVTRDKLMTEEERREEVLPAIPEQPDPSATWERGNRLAGSPDGSDWEDTSARASSPAGENPPAPESSGLPWNLTEDEYHYLKDLLYGRDTSWTGTKGLMPSILTDSINEKCYEEFGDTVLEAGDPPSVIEDYLEDLKGTIEP, from the coding sequence ATGGATCTGGTGAAGAAGACACCGGCTGAAAAAGAGGAGGCCTTCCGGCTGCTCCAGAAACTGTATGCCTCCGAACCCATCAAACCCCGCAAACCGCCTGCTCCATTGCCGGAAACCCTTCAACAGCTCCGGGCCATGGAAAAAGACGGGGAAAGTCGGTATGAAACCACCCCGGAACTGTTTGTCCGTCAGGGAATGGCCGCTGCTGCTTACGAAGACGATACGGTGTACGACCTGCCGGTGCTCCATTACTATCCCACCTACCGGGTGCTGACGGACCAGGAACTGCGGGGCTATTTCGGCTGGCGGACCCGGCTGCGGCATCAGCAGCTGGAGCGGACTTCCCTGACCTATGCCTTCCTGTACATCTATGAGCTGCTGAACCAGATCGGGGTGGAAAATCCCCAGGATGGCTACGATAAACTGAAATCTTTTGGAGATAATTACGGGATGCTGGACGACCGGATCCTGCCCTATCTCCACCAGTGGCTCCGGGATTATGTGCTGTACTGGCAGCTGGATCCGAAACTGCTGCCGGAAACCAAGCGCTCCCGGCAGGATGAGGCCTATCTGGTGCTGGAAAATTATAAGAACGTCTCTGACCAGGAACTGTTCGAGGCCCTGGACCTGTTTTCCACCTACCATATTTCCCGCTCCCGGCTGTACAAACAGCAGCCGGAAGACACGATCCGTCTGCTGGGCCGGATCTACCGGATGATCCAGGCTTACTGGGAATCCCACCGGAAGAAGGGATTTCTGCTGGAGCATGTGGGAGGGCCATCCTATGACTGGCTGGAGCTGTTTGCCAACGCGGTGTTCCTGCGCCGGGAAGACAACCGGGATTTTACCCTGCAGGTGAATCCGGTGTGCGTCTACCGGGACCGGAACGGGGTGTGGACGTTCCGTCATCTGGATTATACGGCCAAACAGCTTCGGAAACTGGGCAAACTGATGAAGACCCTGGACGGGCTGCTCCGGGACGAACTGGATTTTCCCCAGCCCCTCCAGCAGCCCTTGTCTTACAAATGGCTCACCCGTCTGGTGCACCAGGCGGTGGAGGAGGAACGGAAGGAACAGGCGGAAGCGGAAAAACGAAAAGTGGTGTTCCACCTGGATCAGCTGGACAGGATCCGCCAGGATGCGGCGGTGACCCGGGACAAACTGATGACGGAGGAAGAACGGCGGGAGGAAGTGCTGCCCGCCATTCCGGAACAGCCGGATCCTTCTGCAACGTGGGAAAGGGGGAACAGACTGGCCGGATCTCCGGACGGTTCGGACTGGGAAGACACTTCCGCCCGTGCTTCTTCTCCGGCTGGAGAAAATCCTCCGGCACCGGAATCTTCCGGTCTGCCCTGGAACCTGACGGAAGACGAATACCATTACCTGAAGGACCTGCTCTACGGAAGAGACACTTCCTGGACGGGAACCAAAGGCCTGATGCCCTCCATCCTCACGGACAGCATCAATGAAAAATGCTATGAGGAATTCGGGGATACGGTCCTGGAAGCCGGGGACCCGCCCTCTGTGATAGAAGATTACCTGGAAGACCTGAAAGGAACGATAGAACCATGA
- a CDS encoding ATP-binding protein, with translation MTLKIPKRIARTLISSLKGGVVPRIGLPYITVGRKNEIDALLHDVEVIADGGASFRFIVGRYGSGKSFLLQTIRNYVMEKDFVVVDADLSPERRLQGTKGQGLATYRELVRNMATRTRPEGGALPLILDRWINQVQQQVVAESGLSLTDGRLDGRVEQKIGQVIDALNEMVHGFDFARLLTLYYRSYRQGDEATKAKVIQWFRGEFHTKTEARQELGVNIIISDEDWYEYLKIFALFLKQAGYAGLLVCIDELVNIYKIPHAITRQYNYEKILTMYNDTLQGKAHYLGIIMGGTPQCMEDPRRGVYSYEALRSRLAEGHFAGEHKDLLAPVIRLQPLTSDEMLVLVEKLAEIHGALYGYAPKVTQEDLVSFIRIEFQRIGADSHITPREVIRDFIEVLDILYQHPELKVAELLQSDSFQYAKNAVEGEETAPEFAEFTI, from the coding sequence ATGACCCTGAAGATACCCAAACGGATTGCCCGGACCCTGATCAGCTCGCTGAAGGGGGGCGTGGTACCCCGGATCGGGCTGCCCTATATTACCGTGGGCCGGAAGAACGAAATCGATGCCCTGCTCCATGATGTGGAAGTGATCGCCGATGGAGGCGCTTCCTTCCGGTTCATTGTGGGCCGGTACGGCAGCGGGAAAAGTTTCCTGCTCCAGACCATCCGGAACTATGTGATGGAAAAGGATTTTGTGGTGGTGGATGCGGACCTGTCCCCGGAACGGCGACTCCAGGGAACCAAGGGCCAGGGGCTGGCCACCTACCGGGAACTGGTCCGGAACATGGCCACCAGGACCCGGCCGGAAGGAGGCGCCCTGCCGCTGATCCTGGACCGGTGGATCAACCAGGTCCAGCAGCAGGTGGTGGCGGAAAGCGGCCTGTCTCTGACGGACGGCCGGCTGGATGGACGGGTGGAACAGAAAATCGGCCAGGTGATCGATGCCCTGAACGAAATGGTCCACGGCTTCGATTTCGCCCGGCTGCTGACCCTGTATTACCGGTCCTACCGCCAGGGGGACGAGGCCACCAAGGCCAAAGTCATCCAGTGGTTCCGGGGGGAATTCCACACCAAAACGGAAGCCCGGCAGGAGCTGGGGGTGAACATCATCATTTCCGATGAGGACTGGTACGAATACCTGAAGATCTTCGCCCTGTTCCTGAAACAGGCCGGGTACGCCGGGCTCCTGGTGTGCATTGATGAACTGGTGAACATCTACAAGATCCCCCATGCCATCACCCGGCAGTACAACTACGAAAAGATCCTCACCATGTACAACGATACCCTCCAGGGCAAGGCCCATTACCTGGGCATCATCATGGGGGGCACTCCCCAGTGCATGGAAGATCCCCGGCGGGGGGTCTACAGCTATGAAGCTCTCCGTTCCCGGCTGGCAGAAGGCCATTTTGCCGGAGAACACAAGGATCTGCTGGCTCCGGTGATCCGTCTCCAGCCCCTGACCAGCGACGAAATGCTGGTGCTGGTGGAAAAACTGGCGGAAATCCATGGGGCACTCTACGGCTATGCACCCAAAGTGACCCAGGAGGATCTGGTATCCTTCATCCGGATTGAATTCCAGCGGATCGGGGCGGATTCCCACATTACCCCCCGGGAAGTGATCCGGGATTTCATCGAGGTGCTGGATATCCTGTACCAGCATCCGGAACTGAAGGTGGCGGAACTGCTCCAGTCCGACAGCTTCCAGTATGCGAAAAACGCTGTGGAAGGAGAAGAAACCGCTCCGGAGTTCGCGGAATTCACCATTTAA